A DNA window from Rhineura floridana isolate rRhiFlo1 chromosome 11, rRhiFlo1.hap2, whole genome shotgun sequence contains the following coding sequences:
- the LOC133366646 gene encoding claudin-9-like, translating to MASAGLEILGMGLCIIGWLGAIIACALPMWRVTAFIGNNIVVAQIIWEGLWMNCIVQSTGQMQCKIYDSMLALSQDVQAARALMVVSVLLAILALLVGIVGAKCTNCVEDEGAKARIVITSGSLFIISGLLTLIPVCWSANSIIRDFYNPMVVEALKRELGAALYVGWAASALLLLGGSLLCCSCPPREDRYPPRIGYSVPAKSTAPPGSGIDKRDYV from the coding sequence ATGGCCTCCGCAGGGCTGGAGATCTTGGGCATGGGCCTGTGCATCATCGGCTGGCTGGGGGCCATCATCGCCTGCGCCCTGCCCATGTGGAGAGTCACGGCTTTCATTGGGAACAACATTGTTGTGGCGCAGATCATCTGGGAGGGGCTGTGGATGAACTGCATTGTGCAGAGCACCGGTCAGATGCAGTGCAAGATCTATGACTCCATGCTGGCCCTCTCTCAGGATGTCCAAGCTGCCCGGGCCCTCATGGTTGTCTCTGTGCTGCTGGCCATCCTGGCACTGTTGGTGGGTATTGTGGGGGCAAAGTGTACCAATTGCGTGGAAGATGAGGGTGCCAAGGCACGCATTGTCATCACCTCAGGCTCACTCTTCATCATCTCGGGGCTCCTGACTCTCATCCCTGTGTGCTGGTCTGCCAACTCCATAATCCGCGACTTCTACAACCCAATGGTGGTTGAGGCCCTGAAAAGGGAGCTGGGGGCTGCCCTCTATGTTGGCTGGGCAGCTTCTGCACTGCTGCTGCTCGGAGGGTCACTTCTCTGCTGCTCCTGCCCACCACGGGAGGACCGCTATCCACCCCGCATTGGGTACTCTGTTCCGGCCAAATCGACTGCGCCTCCAGGCAGTGGGATTGACAAGCGGGACTATGTATGA